The proteins below come from a single Eucalyptus grandis isolate ANBG69807.140 chromosome 3, ASM1654582v1, whole genome shotgun sequence genomic window:
- the LOC120292057 gene encoding receptor kinase-like protein Xa21 — MEVSSTNTIKGGNWTVEANFCEWIGVGSIPRDIGSLQKLQKLYISDNNLTGMIPRTISNMSSLHTLGIAANHIEGEIPRKLRAIESIDVSWNRFTSAIPSSTQEFESLASLNLLRNSFQGSMPQSIGHLKGLEFLDLSCIELSNTILESLEGLAYLQILNLSFNKLSGEIPNCGPFGNFPALSFNGNEALYGNAIFQVPRCKENGMKSSRDKRLHILYIVVPILLAILLVLVIYLLRKSGSTNKASVSMENLPRIGHPMISYRELCLATNNFGESKLLKAGSFSSVYEGTLANGKDIAVKVLNLLIEGALKGFDVECDAFRIIRHCNLVKVISMCTNANLRALVLQYVPCGSLEKWLYSNSYNLDLH, encoded by the exons ATGGAAGTCAGCTCGACAAACACCATCAAAGGCGGCAATTGGACGGTGGAAGCAAATTTCTGCGAATGGATTGGTGTC GGAAGCATTCCTCGAGATATAGGCAGCTTGCAAAAGCTACAAAAGCTCTATATCTCTGATAACAACTTGACTGGCATGATTCCTCGAACCATCAGTAACATGTCGAGCTTGCACACGCTGGGCATCGCAGCTAACCACATTGAAGGAGAGATTCCGA GGAAGCTAAGAGCTATAGAGAGCATCGATGTTTCTTGGAACCGATTTACTAGTGCCATACCGAGTTCCACCCAGGAGTTTGAGAGCCTTGCTTCTCTCAACTTGTTGAGGAACTCGTTTCAAGGATCCATGCCACAATCAATTGGCCATCTCAAAGGATTGGAGTTCCTCGATCTCTCCTGCATTGAGTTATCAAACACAATACTTGAGTCCTTGGAAGGACTTGCATATCTACAAATTTTGAACTTGTCCTTTAATAAGCTATCAGGAGAGATTCCTAATTGCGGACCCTTTGGAAATTTCCCAGCTCTCTCTTTCAATGGAAATGAAGCACTTTATGGAAATGCGATTTTTCAAGTCCCACGATGTAAAGAAAATGGAATGAAATCATCAAGGGACAAGCGGCTCCATATACTATACATTGTTGTTCCAATTTTATTAGCTATACTTTTAGTCCTCGTCATTTACTTGCTTAGAAAGAGTGGGAGTACCAATAAAGCTTCAGTTTCGATGGAAAACTTGCCTAGAATTGGCCACCCGATGATATCATATCGGGAGCTTTGCTTGGCTACTAACAACTTCGGCGAAAGCAAGTTGCTCAAAGCAGGAAGCTTTAGCTCTGTATATGAAGGTACTTTGGCCAATGGGAAAGACATCGCAGTCAAAGTACTAAATCTCCTTATCGAAGGTGCTCTGAAAGGTTTTGATGTAGAATGCGATGCTTTTCGTATAATCCGACATTGCAATCTCGTCAAGGTGATTAGCATGTGCACGAATGCAAATCTGAGAGCTTTGGTATTGCAATACGTGCCTTGTGGGAGCTTAGAGAAGTGGCTGTACTCCAACAGTTACAATTTGGATCTCCATTAG
- the LOC104438225 gene encoding 2-oxoglutarate-dependent dioxygenase tropC-like has translation MKPRKPRFFESRGTLTDESNPWASACLDSGFFYVINHGVSQDLMEEVFVQSRRFFGLPLSEKMKLVRNEKHRSYTPLFDQVLDPANQINEILGEPFVTLCLLHYEGLVSDPSKGIYGAGAHSDFGFSTLLATDDVPGLQICKNKDAKPPTWKYVQPMKGAFIINLGDMLERWSNCIFRQLYIVNLSKTPPEFPLLRPLGSF, from the exons ATGAAACCGAGGAAACCGAGATTTTTCGAGTCGAGGGGGACGCTGACGGATGAATCCAATCCGTGGGCCTCGGCGTGCTTGGATTCCGGCTTTTTCTACGTGATCAATCATGGAGTCAGCCAGGACTTGATGGAGGAGGTGTTCGTCCAGAGCAGGCGGTTCTTTGGTCTGCCTTTGAGCGAGAAAATGAAGCTGGTGAGGAACGAGAAGCACCGAAGCTACACTCCTCTGTTCGATCAGGTCCTCGACCCTGCAAATCAGATAAACG AAATACTCGGCGAGCCTTTTGTGACCTTGTGCTTGTTGCACTATGAAG GTCTAGTCTCAGATCCCTCTAAAGGAATATATGGAGCTGGGGCACATTCAGACTTTGGTTTTAGTACCTTGTTGGCAACAGATGATGTCCCAGGTCTCCAA attTGCAAGAACAAGGATGCTAAACCTCCAACATGGAAATATGTGCAACCTATGAAAGG AGCATTCATAATAAATCTCGGTGATATGCTAGAGCGATGGAGCAATTGTATTTTCAG GCAACTCTATATTGTTAACCTGTCCAAAACTCCACCAGAATTTCCTCTGTTGCGCCCTCTTGGCTCTTTCTAA